In the genome of Oncorhynchus masou masou isolate Uvic2021 chromosome 26, UVic_Omas_1.1, whole genome shotgun sequence, one region contains:
- the LOC135514886 gene encoding interleukin-15 receptor subunit alpha-like isoform X3 → MRLCLLSLLFIIKVCRLNIVRRDVCPPLPQCELAKPLKKLDSYQENYSVHYQCVDGYVRMAGTSSRIRCKRINQVLQWDGPTLICIPDPSIPTTIVPSITHKRTPSSIVHLSVPTERISPRPTTPSSLLSPILQNQEVITTVTVTTTIIDDLTLVPVDKSSAVTSVFTKTVSPSESYCVSNRTPASSEDPVSDGSTGKSSAAAIYAGVGGVVVTILLVAAFGVLMFWRRKWMQRLDLSPTPDEIVQINVVT, encoded by the exons ACGTGTGCCCACCCCTGCCTCAGTGTGAGCTCGCCAAGCCCTTGAAAAAGTTGGATAGCTATCAAGAAAACTACTCTGTACACTACCAATGTGTGGATGGCTATGTGAGGATGGCGGGGACCTCCAGTCGCATCAGGTGCAAACGAATTAATCAGGTTCTTCAGTGGGACGGCCCAACACTGATATGCATTC CCGACCCATCTATTCCAACTACGATAGTAC CTTCAATAACCCACAAGAGGACTCCATCTTCCATAGTGCATCTCTCAGTGCCCACAGAGAGAATTAGCCCAAGACCAACCACTCCCAGTTCACTTTTATCTCCAATACTGC AGAACCAAGAGGTCATTACTACTGTTACAGTGACAACCACCATCATCGATGACCTTACATTAGTGCCAGTGGATAAGTCCAGTGCGGTGACCTCTGTGTTCACGAAGACTGTTTCTCCATCAGAGAGTTACTGTGTCTCCAACAGAACCCCAGCCTCCAGTGAGGATCCAGTTAGCG atggaAGCACTGGGAAGAGCTCTGCTGCAGCCATATATGCGG GTGTAGGTGGGGTGGTAGTAACCATCTTGCTGGTTGCAGCGTTTGGAGTACTTATGTTTTGGAGAAGGAAATG GATGCAGCGGCTTGATCTGTCGCCAACACCAGACGAAATAGTGCAAATTAATGTTGTGACATGA